The Impatiens glandulifera chromosome 8, dImpGla2.1, whole genome shotgun sequence genome includes a window with the following:
- the LOC124913315 gene encoding agamous-like MADS-box protein AGL62, producing the protein MENIPSNSRANKRSKGRQRIPMDRRREREEDRQVTFSKRRSGLYKKISELSLVCAIDFIIMILSPSGKLHSFASPNMELIAMKLLNNKKFESNVETNFLMETSVRENLARLTSQLFEVKNLLDKEKEREKQIDKMVKARKTKSIIDTPVSDLNEGDAKILEDWLKKVGSDLHVRINQLSGN; encoded by the coding sequence ATGGAAAACATCCCTAGCAACTCTAGAGCAAACAAGCGTTCAAAAGGCCGTCAGAGAATTCCCATGGACCGACGCCGGGAGAGGGAAGAAGATCGACAAGTCACTTTCTCCAAACGCCGTAGTGGTTTGTACAAAAAGATCAGCGAATTGAGCCTCGTTTGTGCTATCGATTTTATTATCATGATCTTATCTCCATCGGGGAAGCTCCACTCATTTGCTTCTCCGAACATGGAGTTGATTGCAATGAAACTACTCAATAACAAAAAATTCGAGAGCAATGTGGAAACCAATTTTCTTATGGAGACGTCCGTTAGAGAAAATCTGGCTAGACTAACTAGCCAACTTTTTGAGGTAAAGAATCTACTGGATAaggagaaagaaagagaaaaacaaataGATAAAATGGTTAAAGCACGTAAAACGAAATCGATTATTGATACTCCTGTTTCGGATCTCAATGAGGGTGATGCTAAAATATTAGAGGATTGGCTTAAGAAGGTTGGGAGTGATTTGCATGTAAGGATAAACCAACTTAGCGGAAACTAA